The sequence below is a genomic window from Harmonia axyridis chromosome 1, icHarAxyr1.1, whole genome shotgun sequence.
AAAACTAGAGGGATCAAAGGCTCGCCTAAGATGGTCTGTCGAAGACATTTCAAAAGCTATTGTAATATATTCTGCTGGTCCCAGATCATACAGATTGCTCTTGAAGAAAGGGTATCCCTTCCCTGCAGTATCCACTCTTCGATGCTGgctcagaaaaattcaaatttctcctggaATATTAAAAAGTGTTTTCAATATTATGAAGCTATCAGATATGAGTACTCTGGATAATGTGTGTGTTATatcatttgatgaaatgaaaattagaaaatgttACCTATACGACAAAGTCAAGGATGAAACTTTGAAGCCATACAGCTATGCACAAGTAGTAATGTTAAGGGGACTTTTCAAAAGTTGGAAGCAGCCTAtattttatgattatgatttcaaGCTTACTAAAGAGAAATTATTTGAGATAATCACCTTTGTGGAATCCTCaggtaattaattatttctagTAAATTAATATGcttttttggataatttaatttttcatgaaacaatttattaaataattacTTGCAGGTTTTCAAGTTGTGGCTATGGTAAGTGATCTGGGAGGTGGAAATAGATCTCTTCATAGTGAACTGAATTTGAAACATAATAACACTAGCTTCACAAATCCTTCTAATGGTGAACCTGTTTTTGTATTTGCTGATGTTCCCCATCTAATGAAGTTAATAAGGAATCACTTTGTTGACTATGGGTTCATAGTAAAtgggaaagaaataaataaaaccacAATTGAACAACTCTTGGAAGTCACAAGCACTTCTGACTTGAGAAtaacacacaaaatttcaaaagagtCCTTAAATGTACAAGGAGCTGCCCGTCAAAAAGTAAAACATGCCACAAAGTTATTTTCACATACAATATCAATGGCCATTTCTCGATGTGGAACAATGGGGTCTATAAATCAACCAAACTGGGTAGAATGTGCAGAATTCTTCAAACTggtatttatattatttgtttaaTTCCATCTTCTTAAAAAATAGTAAGCTATTCCTATGCCTTTTAAGGTGAATGATTGGTTCGATATATTGAATGTACGAGTTCCTAAAAGTGACAGTAGAGATACAACCAAAGCTTATGGACTTGCATTAAGAACACAAGACAGTATACTCACTAAAATGAACCATACTATGGAGAACATGAGAGTGAAGGGCAAAAGAACTTTACTTCCATTTCAAAAAGGTAGGTACAgtaataaagtttttctttATAGCTTTCTATAAACATACATAAACTAAGTGACGTGGCTAGAGGAGGAAAAAAAAGAGGGGTGTTTATGGATGAGTTATCTAACATTGCTTTCATTCTCTGTCAATTTTGTTTAAGAATATTGCAGTTTTTCAGAGGGGTTGTAGCTCAAAGTGTAATTTGGGAGAAATTTGATGCCTACGACAAAGAAGAAGGTCAAAATTTGGCAATAAGAGTTTTATATGACTTATAATCAGTACTTTGGATTTACATAAGGATCAAATTTTCTAGTTTTCTTTGTTTTAGGTGTAATTATGACAAATACCTCTTTGAGATTGTTATTCGAGCATCTGAAGGCAAGATTTTCCACAAAATACCTTCTGACATACAGGCTAAACCAAGACgttttggaaaacttttttgGAGTTATAAGGGCTAAGGGAGGGCTTCATGATCATCCAGATGCCCTTGAGTTTAAATACAGATTGAGGTCCTACATTCTCGGTAGAAATGAGGGCTCTCTTTCAAGTTTTGGCAACGTTGAGGAGGACGATACTCCTGATTTACCTATTGAGGAAGTTAATCTATGTGGACATTATTTTTCAGCGGTTGACGACAACAAAGAACCTGAGGAGCCTAGTGACTCAACAACACTTAACTCAGTTGATATTGAACTGAGTGATATTGAGTATGATGGATTGGAAAACCTGGCTGGTTATATTTGctataaaatgaaacatcttgatacctCTACCTCTACAACTTCAACATCGAGCTATACTTGGGTTTCACATTTGAGTGAAGGTGGCTTATCAAAGCCATCTTCAGAATTCATGATACAGTTGGAAGAACTTGAGAAAATATTCAGATCTGTAAATAAGGACAGTTTATTGATCTCCAagaattatttgaagaaattagtGGAAATGAGTTCTCATGTGTTGTGTGAAGAGAAGaccaaattattgttttttcgtTCTCGAATGTTTTTTAGAATGAGGCAGTTGAATCATGATTTGCTTAATGTTGATATTTCTAGAaaacgaaaatataaaaaaataatgaaataaatatatgaactgAGTTTTAACATTGTTTTATTTGCAATATAATAGTAAGATTAACCAAGGGTTAGTCTAAGTCTAGTTGTTAGGTAATGATTGTTTTCAGCCTTGTTACTATTGTTGTCGCCTTAGTTACAAGACCTAAACTTAAACTCAGATCTTGATAAATACTGATACTTGatacatttttgttgtttatatAACACAGTAGGTACAGACTGTCGTGCGATTATATTTTGAACTCTGCACCTACATCCTAATCTACTAAAAGTTGAATTTACTATAGACGAAAATGTTAGTGGTTTGTAGGGCTGGGTGACAGTAAACAATCCTTTTCGATTGGCCGACGTTTCGAGCAAATTTTACTCTTTTTCAAGGCTTAAATAAAATCACAGTCAAAACAATATCACAAATACAAATTAATGACAACGATGGTCAATAAACGATACAACAAGAAATGATGAAGGCGAACACATCAAACtgaaaacaaattgaatttaCTCTTGTATTTGATATGTATAGTTTTCTAGAGAACCAAAATAGAACTTAAATGGGTAATatatcaaacttttttaattGATCCAAATATATGACAGGTCTTCTATTTGGGGGGAGGTTTTTGGAGCATATTTATacgattttgttttgtttgatgttgattttaatgccCTGTATACGAATTTTCAGACATATTTCAGAGTGCCATAAGAGGGAGGCTGAAGCCTCAAAGGCCTCCCACGCTACGCCAATGTTCAATACTTTAGTGTTCAAGAGGAGAAACCATTGAACATTCTCATTTCAAGGAGggacacaattttttttgcggCATCTAGGTTATAGGAGAGGTGAAAAATATAAACGGACACCCTGCATTTACTTATTTTGAGttcgataatttttcatcacatCCAACTAGTAACTTAAAAACCTTCCAAACaactaatatttcaaatttctactTGCTAATATTAAAGCGCGCCATGAATAACTCACAAGATGACGTCATGCTGCGCGGATCGGACGAATTTGGAACCGCTACGTATCATATCTCTTCTTTTCATTGTATCATGTTTGCGGCTTTTGAGTTTTTGTTAGAATCAGTAAATATGGAAGTTCGAAGTTGAGAAGTCTTAGGATTTAAGATCCTATTATACTATTACTGAAAACTTATTATTAAAGCTTCATTAAATTCTGTTTTTATCAATATAAAAGATATATTACCTCAAATTCATATGTCCTTTGACTTGAAGGAAAATCTTAGGTAAGTTCATAAGAATCCCTTCAAGTGTTGTTTCTTTAACAAAGATGGTTACTTTATTCTGCTATCTAGATAGTCTATAAATATGGAAGGTGAACAATTTTCGTTATGTTGGAATAACTTCCACCATAATTTAAGCTCAGGATTTCATGCTCTCTATAAAGAAGAGGATTTAGTGGATGTTACCCTAGCAGCTGAAGGCAAATACATCAAAGCTCACAAAACTGTATTATCAGTTTGTAGTCCTTATTTCAAAGAACTTTTTAGAATAAATCCTTGTAAGCATCCCATTGTTATTCTACAGGATGTAAATTATACTGCTTTATGCAGTTTGCTACAGTTCATGTATCAGGGCCAAGTTAGTGTTGGTCAAGAAGAGATTCCAACCTTCATGAGGGTGGCTGAGACTCTCAGAGTGAAAGGTCTTACAGATAATGGTTCCCCTAATTTAGTGAGTATATAATTCTCTCAAAATTTCAGAAAGTTACCATTTATTAGACAAGTCAAATATAATGAATAGCTTTGTAAGTAGGTACAAATATTGTACAATTATAACATCTACCTACAGGATACGAATGGAATGAATAGCTTCTCTGAccaaaaaaatatgatgaagaAACCTATGAAGCCTGTGAAGAAAGTTATTCGACCGATTCAGCCTTTACAGAGACCAAATAGTAGCCCAATACAGAGAGCTGTCAAATCTCCTTTGCCATCTTCTTCTACCCCTCCAGCCAAAAAAATGCATTTGGAAGAACAATTAGTACAGAAACCATTTGAACAATTAACACAGAAGCCTcttcaacaaattcaaaaatctaTTCCTAATACCCAACAACCTTTACAGCATTCCCAAGTACAGGTAAACATAAGttacaatttttcaatgttATTGATTATTGATTAAAGATTATAAGTAATAtctgcctaaacattgattaacatttaaacatcgattaatttctgatatCTCTTAAGAAACCAGAGAGTAATCAAtttttaggcaaatggtgcaactggccctataAATATCACATTTaacaaatttttattctttagaCATTCCATGTGTAGCATCTGCCGCGATCGGTCGTCTATCACAGCGTTTATCggaaaattaattcaaagtattttatTTTCGCACTAAATCAATATAAAACCCGTCATGAATTCTTCAAGTGATGGTGAATACTCTGAAATGGAGATTGATGATAATGGGGAATGGAGATCAGTTCATCACAAaaggaaaagagaaaaaaatcctaACTCGCCAACACAACAACAATCTAAAAAACTCGCATTTCCATCTGTGGGAAAGGATGAATCAACACAAGTCGCTTATCAGGATAATACAACTGGGAATTCCAATGATGTCACACGTGTGCGCCCgcaatcaactcaaaacataaaCATTGCCAGAGTAAACAAAATCACAGGTAGTGATAAAGAAGAATATGGCCCATTTAAGGGATTTCCATCCAATAAAAATGCAACTCAAAATACTAAAGAGACCAGAACTACAAACCAAACAATGAATGAACAAGTGCCAAACATTacaattcatcaaaatataaacTTGAATGAACAACATAAGAATAATAACTCACTTACTTCTGAAACAATGAAAGacataattaacaaaaaatacaaTTCACTCTACTATATAAATACAGACACCAATATCAATACCAGAATCCAAATGGCGGATATATGGGAAAAGGAAAGACCGCAAAATAAGGATACAATTCTGAAAACGAAAAAAGGATTTTTACTCAAAACAGATACCCCAAAAGCAATTATTGAAGAAAcgctcaagaaaatgaaaaacagtAAGAAAATTAACGAATATTCCACCGCTACACCCTACATCCAAAGGAACAAGGAAAGATCCCTTCCACTTCCAAATTACTCCTGTGTAATTGCGAGAGTTGAAAAAGAAATCAATGATGAAGAATTAAACAACCACTTGAAAAAAGCAAACTACGAGTTCAGATATTGCAAGCGAATCATTTCCAAGCAAACTAACACACCAACAtccttaatacgaattatcaccggAAACATTAACACTTACGAGAAAATGAGGGTGTTTTCTACAAAAGCAGACATTATCCAGCATACCCAAGCAATGCTCCAGATCCAGCACCGCTCCCTTG
It includes:
- the LOC123684462 gene encoding zinc finger and BTB domain-containing protein 42-like isoform X2, with translation MEGEQFSLCWNNFHHNLSSGFHALYKEEDLVDVTLAAEGKYIKAHKTVLSVCSPYFKELFRINPCKHPIVILQDVNYTALCSLLQFMYQGQVSVGQEEIPTFMRVAETLRVKGLTDNGSPNLDTNGMNSFSDQKNMMKKPMKPVKKVIRPIQPLQRPNSSPIQRAVKSPLPSSSTPPAKKMHLEEQLVQKPFEQLTQKPLQQIQKSIPNTQQPLQHSQVQNSSRHIEPLLKPKMEPIDHPDDDDSTQQSFDEEPFDMNALMAQSLETGDHSMESMPPGWISDNANPPDTSSPGTIQCILGRRGNPRLIVDGHVFYKKSTYKGKAFWYCKNSRTPDKCQAVCWTMNGNIVKWPYMHTHAVIPDVFNPEEDTEVPIENLQEVLWQTSL
- the LOC123684462 gene encoding zinc finger and BTB domain-containing protein 42-like isoform X1, which gives rise to MEGEQFSLCWNNFHHNLSSGFHALYKEEDLVDVTLAAEGKYIKAHKTVLSVCSPYFKELFRINPCKHPIVILQDVNYTALCSLLQFMYQGQVSVGQEEIPTFMRVAETLRVKGLTDNGSPNLDTNGMNSFSDQKNMMKKPMKPVKKVIRPIQPLQRPNSSPIQRAVKSPLPSSSTPPAKKMHLEEQLVQKPFEQLTQKPLQQIQKSIPNTQQPLQHSQVQNSSRHIEPLLKPKMEPIDHPDDDDSTQQSFDEEPFDMNALMAQSLETGDHSMESMPPGWISDNANPPDTSSPGGGRLFFLRSGKGHLVLIHNGHMYTLGKAKDNRYMWICVKKKSYSCDGCVVTMEGPMLVTHTVHNHPQLNDVIKRLQVPPITPMTALNLSKKSS